Proteins from a single region of Styela clava chromosome 1, kaStyClav1.hap1.2, whole genome shotgun sequence:
- the LOC120334962 gene encoding uncharacterized protein LOC120334962, with product MTDETTVDLSCDFESINPTCGYAKVDGTFQREYRDNDATDYVLAGNGTIRSLPKALAGNESLCMSVDIKGTSDGELMAKAHNGNVTKTIWPFSASTNWTTEKFTLTKVNSTDTEVQLELEASGNVELDNITTLYFSECYGLATPCAKRNLDNVKISP from the exons TCGATCTTTCATGTGATTTTGAATCAATCAACCCTACATGCGGTTACGCGAAAGTTGATGGGACATTTCAGAGAGAATACAGAGATAATGACGCTACAG ATTATGTTCTTGCTGGTAATGGTACAATCAGATCTTTACCCAAGGCTTTGGCTGGCAATGAGTCACTATGCATGAGTGTCGACATAAAAGGAACATCTGATGGAGAGCTGATGGCCAAGGCACACAACGGAAATGTAAC GAAAACAATCTGGCCGTTTTCGGCCTCGACTAACTGGACAACCGAGAAATTCACTTTAACGAAAGTAAACTCCACAGATACCGAG GTACAGCTTGAGCTTGAGGCATCCGGGAATGTAGAGTTAGACAACATAACAACTTTGTACTTCTCCGAATGTTATGGACTGG cTACACCATGTGCAAAGCGAAATCTTGACAACGTAAAAATTTCTCCTTAG